A window of Drosophila subobscura isolate 14011-0131.10 chromosome E, UCBerk_Dsub_1.0, whole genome shotgun sequence contains these coding sequences:
- the LOC117892712 gene encoding phosphatidate phosphatase LPIN1 isoform X2, whose amino-acid sequence MNSLARVFSNFRDFYNDINGATLTGAIDVIVVEQKDGEFQCSPFHVRFGKLGVLRSREKVVDIEINGAPVDIQMKLGDAGEAFFVEECLDDDDDELPANLATSPIPLSFMNLREHGNDTMEDISGVTADKNASEELQIPLPLPRRNSIDFSKEEPKEAAADGKQFENQASDYTMRRHTDNTLERRNLSEKLKEYTTQKIRQEWAEHEELFQEKSEKKPAEAEPEAVKEVEKAKEKEQPKPDITVSSVAPSEVAKDPKDVSKSKTKKRRKKTQMKKNAQRKNSSSSSVGSAAGGDITTATANTALGVATVANIDEGDAPASSIAANNSANSSSNDEQPSAPLLTAHTGDDSLSHTTPTPAPKQHLDLDIHFFSDTEITAPSGGGPNRPSSPIQSDSELETTMRARDQRQCGDDTNATNWNWGELPEQAKTEAISEADAQQVDRHSMLSSMFSFMKKANRLRKEVGNEAGDIYLSDLDGTMDPEMAALYFPSAKLKESSPATALEEDRESGNGTSLPHSPSSLEEGQKSLDSDFDETKQQRDKKYLDFVAMSMSGMPENGGPPSEEEFDRHLVSYPDDAIEQLISQNVEGDKPEMPEAVQAGPAGQTKRYWWSWRRSQDAAPNRVSHGLSPGKDEKDGEPAAAVATQTSRPLSPTDMSELTPSKSDSLAEHAENTSALVDNLEELTMASNKSDEPKERYKKSLRLSSEAIKKLNLKEGTNEIEFSVTTAYQGTSRCKCYLYRWKHNDKVVISDIDGTITRSDVLGHILPMVGKDWAQLGVAQLFSKIEQNGYKLLYLSARAIGQSRLTREYLRSIRQGNVKLPDGPLLLNPTSLISAFHREVIEKKPEQFKIACLSDIRDLFPEKEPFYAGYGNRINDVWAYRAVGIPIMRIFTINTKGELKHELTQTFQSSGYINQSLEVDEYFPLLTHHDEYEYRTDVFDDDELEDELQFSDDYDVDVEPDMSDDDDDDDDALYDDDFANEDDGEPGEQSADVGLIMRSRRLSTKNEVALLSSSRDLTWLNSQTT is encoded by the exons ATGAACAGCCTGGCGCGCGTCTTTAGCAATTTCCGAGACTTCTACAACGACATCAATGGAGCCACCTTGACGGGGGCCATCGATGTGATCGTGGTGGAGCAGAAGGACGGCGAGTTCCAATGCTCGCCCTTCCATGTGCGCTTCGGCAAGCTGGGCGTGCTGCGCAGTCGCGAAAAGGTG GTGGATATCGAGATAAATGGCGCACCCGTGGACATTCAGATGAAGCTGGGCGATGCGGGAGAGGCTTTCTTTGTGGAGGAGTGCcttgacgatgacgatgatgagctGCCAGCGAACCTGGCCACATCTCCCATACCCTTGAGCTTCATGAATCTGCGGGAACACGGCAACGACACCATGGAGGATATCAGCGGTGTGACAGCCGACAA AAACGCTAGCGAGGAGTTGCAGattcccctgcccctgccgcgaCGCAACTCCATCGACTTCTCCAAGGAGGAGCCCAAGGAAGCGGCCGCAGATGGGAAACAATTCGAGAATCAAGCCTCGGACTACACCATGCGCAG GCACACGGACAACACACTGGAGAGGCGCAATCTGAGCGAGAAGCTCAAGGAGTATACCACACAGAAGATTCGTCAGGAGTGGGCGGAGCACGAGGAGCTCTTCCAGGAGAAGAGCGAGAAGAAGCCAGCGGAAGCGGAACCCGAGGCGGTAAAGGAAGTCGAGAAggcgaaggagaaggagcagccaaAGCCCGATATAACTGTATCATCAGTGGCGCCCAGTGAGGTGGCCAAGGATCCCAAGGATGTTTCCAAGAGCAAGACCAAGAAGCGGCGCAAGAAGACGCAAATGAAGAAGAACGCACAGCGCAAGAATTCCTCGAGCAGCTCAGTGGGTAGCGCTGCCGGCGGCGACatcaccaccgccaccgccaacaCCGCCTTGGGTGTGGCCACAGTGGCAAACATTGATGAAGGCGATGCCCCAGCTAGTTCCATTGCAGCCAACAACTCTGccaactcctcctccaacGACGAGCAGCCCTCGGCCCCATTACTCACGGCTCACACAGGAGACGATAGTCTGTCCCACACCACCCCAACTCCAGCCCCAAAGCAGCATCTAGACCTGGATATTCACTTCTTTAGCGACACAGAGATCACAGCGCCATCGGGAGGCGGTCCCAACCGTCCCTCCAGCCCCATCCAGAGCGACAGCGAGCTGGAGACAACGATGCGGGCGCGGGACCAGCGCCAATGCGGCGACGATACAAACGCCACCAACTGGAATTGGGGCGAGCTGCCGGAACAGGCCAAGACAGAGGCCATCAGTGAGGCCGATGCGCAGCAGGTCGACCGACACTCGATGCTCAGCAGCATGTTCAGCTTCATGAAGAAGGCCAATCGGCTGCGCAAGGAAGTCGGCAACGAGGCGGGAGACATCTATCTATCCGATCTGGATGGCACCATGGACCCGGAGATGGCAGCCCTCTACTTTCCCAGTGCCAAGTTGAAGGAGTCTTCGCCGGCCACAGCGCTGGAGGAGGACCGGGAGAGCGGCAATGGCACCAGCCTGCCACACTCACCCAGCTCCCTGGAGGAGGGCCAGAAGAGTCTGGACTCGGACTTTGATGAAACCAAGCAGCAGCGTGACAAAAA ATATTTGGACTTTGTGGCCATGTCCATGAGTGGCATGCCAGAGAACGGAGGACCCCCCTCGGAGGAGGAATTTGACCGGCATTTGGTCAGCTATCCAGAT GATGCCATTGAGCAGTTGATATCGCAAAATGTCGAAGGCGATAAGCCCGAAATGCCCGAGGCTGTCCAGGCTGGACCTGCGGGTCAAACAAAGCGCTACTGGTGGAGCTGGAGACGCTCACAGGATGCAGCGCCCAACCGTGTCAGCCACGGCTTGTCCCCCGGCAAAGACGAGAAAG ATGGGGAAccggctgctgcagtggcgaCGCAGACCTCGCGACCACTCTCACCCACGGACATGAGCGAGCTGACGCCGAGCAAGAGTGACTCTCTGGCAGAGCATGCAGAGAACACCTCGGCGCTGGTCGACAACCTCGAGGAGCTGACCATGGCCTCCAACAAGAGCGATGAGCCCAAGGAGCGCTACAAGAAATCCCTGCGCCTTAGCTCGGAAGCCATT aAAAAACTAAACCTCAAGGAGGGCACAAACGAGATCGAGTTCAGCGTGACGACCGCCTACCAGGGAACGTCGCGCTGCAAGTGCTACCTGTACCGATGGAAGCACAACGACAAGGTGGTGATCTCGGACATTGATGGGACCATTACGAGGTCCGATGTGCTGGGCCACATACTGCCGATGGTCGGCAAGGACTGGGCCCAACTGGGTGTCGCTCAGTTGTTCTCGAAGATCGAGCAGAACGGCTACAAGTTGCTCTATCTATCGGCCCGTGCCATCGGCCAGTCGCGACTGACACGCGAGTATCTGCGCTCCATCAGGCAGGGGAATGTGAAGCTGCCCGAcgggccgctgctgctgaatccCACCTCCCTGATATCGGCATTCCATCGCGAGGTTATCGAGAAGAAGCCGGAGCAGTTCAAGATCGCCTGCCTGTCGGACATTCGGGATCTCTTCCCCGAAAAAGAGCCCTTCTACGCCGGCTATGGCAACCGGATCAAT GATGTGTGGGCCTATCGGGCTGTGGGCATTCCCATCATGCGCATCTTCACCATCAACACCAAGGGCGAGCTGAAGCACGAGCTGACACAAACATTCCAATCCTC TGGCTACATCAATCAGTCGCTAGAAGTCGACGAGTACTTTCCCCTGCTCACCCATCACGATGAGTACGAGTACCGCACGGATGTGTtcgacgacgacgagttgGAGGACGAGCTGCAGTTCAGCGATGATTACGATGTGGATGTAGAGCCCGACATGagtgacgatgacgatgacgatgacgatgcccTCTACGATGATGATTTTGCCAATGAAGATGATGGCGAACCCGGTGAACAGTCGGCAGATGTTGGCCTCATTATGCGAAGCCGACGACTGTCGACCAAGAACGAAGTCGCGTTGCTGTCCTCGAGCCGAGACCTAACGTGGCTCAATTCCCAGACCACATAA